The proteins below come from a single Asanoa ferruginea genomic window:
- a CDS encoding S-methyl-5'-thioadenosine phosphorylase produces MTARPELAVIGGSGLYALLDNAVEHDVETPYGKPSDPITVASVGDRTVAFLPRHGRDHRFPPHRIPYRANLWALRALGVRQILAPCAVGGLRPELGPGTFVIPDQLIDRTNGRVQTYYDEGAVHVSFADPYCPVGRETIAKATNKHHIEAVRTGTMVVVEGPRFSTRAESRWFTSIGGAVVNMTGYPEAVLARELALCYSTIALVTDLDAGVEGDHGVTQEEVFRVFGENTAKLRGVLMDALATIPLDRDCPCGHALDGLKLPIELPEN; encoded by the coding sequence GTGACAGCACGTCCGGAGCTTGCGGTTATCGGCGGTTCGGGTTTGTACGCGCTCCTCGACAACGCCGTCGAGCACGATGTCGAGACCCCTTATGGGAAGCCGTCGGACCCGATCACCGTGGCCAGTGTCGGCGATCGGACCGTGGCATTCCTGCCCCGGCACGGCCGCGACCACCGTTTTCCGCCGCACCGCATCCCTTACCGCGCCAACCTGTGGGCTTTGAGAGCGCTCGGCGTACGCCAGATCCTGGCACCCTGCGCCGTCGGTGGCCTGCGTCCCGAACTCGGCCCGGGCACGTTCGTGATCCCCGACCAGTTGATCGACCGCACCAACGGCCGTGTGCAGACCTACTACGACGAGGGCGCGGTGCACGTGTCGTTCGCCGACCCCTACTGCCCGGTCGGCCGCGAAACGATCGCAAAAGCAACAAACAAGCACCACATCGAAGCCGTACGCACAGGCACCATGGTCGTCGTCGAAGGGCCCCGCTTCTCCACCCGCGCCGAGTCGCGGTGGTTCACCAGCATCGGCGGCGCCGTGGTCAACATGACCGGCTACCCGGAAGCCGTCCTGGCCCGCGAACTCGCCCTCTGCTACTCCACGATCGCGCTGGTCACCGACCTCGACGCCGGTGTGGAGGGCGACCACGGTGTGACGCAGGAAGAGGTCTTCCGGGTCTTCGGGGAGAACACGGCGAAGCTGCGCGGCGTGCTGATGGACGCGCTCGCGACCATCCCGCTCGACCGTGACTGCCCGTGCGGCCACGCCCTCGACGGCCTCAAACTCCCGATCGAGCTCCCCGAAAACTAG
- a CDS encoding LuxR C-terminal-related transcriptional regulator — protein MRAGLVSLLEGLGHTVAAAVGDGDSMLAAAREHRPDLVITDVRMPPSYTDEGLRAAVTLRAGDPSAAVLVLSQYAATAYAAELLGPSGRAGVGYLLKDRIGEVADFSDAVSRVAAGETVIDPDVVRQLLNRRRTTNPLDRLTTREREVLGQMAEGHNNPSIARTLGISDAAVAKHIGNIFTKLDLPEADGHRRVLAVLTYLRS, from the coding sequence ATGCGGGCCGGCCTCGTCAGCCTGCTCGAAGGACTGGGCCACACCGTGGCGGCGGCGGTCGGCGACGGTGACTCGATGCTGGCGGCCGCCCGGGAGCACCGACCCGACCTGGTCATCACCGATGTCCGCATGCCCCCCAGTTACACCGACGAAGGGCTGCGCGCCGCGGTGACACTCCGCGCCGGCGACCCGAGCGCGGCGGTCCTCGTGCTGTCGCAGTACGCGGCCACCGCGTACGCCGCTGAACTGCTCGGCCCGTCCGGTCGGGCCGGAGTTGGCTACCTACTCAAGGACCGCATCGGCGAGGTCGCAGACTTCTCCGACGCGGTGTCGCGGGTCGCGGCTGGCGAGACCGTCATCGACCCCGACGTGGTGAGGCAGTTGCTGAACCGGCGACGAACGACCAACCCACTCGACCGGTTGACCACACGGGAACGGGAAGTGCTCGGGCAGATGGCCGAAGGCCACAACAACCCGTCCATCGCCCGAACGCTCGGAATCAGCGACGCCGCGGTGGCCAAACACATCGGCAACATCTTCACCAAACTCGACCTCCCCGAGGCCGACGGCCACCGCCGGGTACTCGCCGTCCTGACCTACTTGCGAAGCTGA
- a CDS encoding glycosyltransferase — MHTPRVTVFTGSNRTRFIDECFRSLVAQTFTDWEWVVILNQGSRWRPERNDDRIRLVVQDDLNGIGAVKGYACARAAGDILVELDDDDLLSSDCLQEIVDAFDSNPEVGFVYSDTAQIQEDGGRCEDRFASSFGWRHYDEKVDGREVLVCRALPPTPHNVSYIWYAPNHVRAFRREIYEKVGGYDESLDVADDADLMARMYQVSEFHHIPKCLYLQRMHAKNTQRIPDFNARIQQRTVEIYDRNIQHNALAWSRRQGLLALDLGAAHNKPEGYLGLDCHDGAGVDIVCDVTKGVDLPDNSVGVIRAVDFLEHIPNKIALFNELYRLLAPNGMLLSLTPSTDGRGAYQDPTHVAFYNENSFWYFTDANYSRFVPEIKCRFQASRLVTYFPSEWHQKHNIPYVSANLIAIKDDTLRNGGLLNI, encoded by the coding sequence ATGCATACGCCGCGCGTAACGGTTTTCACCGGGAGCAACCGCACCCGCTTCATCGACGAATGCTTCCGATCGCTCGTCGCGCAGACTTTCACCGACTGGGAATGGGTGGTCATTCTCAACCAGGGATCTCGTTGGCGGCCCGAGCGGAACGACGATCGGATCCGGCTCGTTGTCCAGGACGACCTGAACGGCATTGGGGCTGTGAAGGGATACGCCTGCGCCAGGGCCGCCGGGGACATTCTGGTCGAGCTTGACGATGACGATCTGCTCAGCAGCGACTGCCTGCAAGAAATCGTCGACGCCTTCGACTCCAATCCGGAGGTGGGGTTCGTCTACAGCGACACCGCGCAGATCCAGGAGGACGGCGGCCGTTGCGAGGACCGTTTCGCGAGCTCCTTCGGCTGGCGGCACTACGACGAGAAGGTGGACGGCCGCGAGGTGCTGGTCTGCCGGGCGTTGCCGCCGACGCCGCACAATGTGAGCTACATCTGGTACGCGCCGAACCACGTGCGAGCCTTCCGCCGGGAGATCTACGAGAAGGTTGGCGGATACGACGAGTCACTCGACGTCGCGGACGACGCCGATCTCATGGCTCGGATGTACCAGGTCAGCGAGTTCCATCACATTCCGAAATGCCTGTACCTGCAGCGCATGCACGCCAAGAACACCCAACGCATTCCGGATTTCAACGCCCGTATCCAGCAGCGTACGGTCGAAATCTACGACCGGAACATCCAACATAACGCGCTGGCCTGGTCACGGCGGCAGGGACTCCTGGCGCTCGATCTGGGTGCTGCCCACAACAAGCCCGAAGGTTATCTCGGTCTCGACTGCCACGACGGGGCGGGCGTCGACATCGTCTGCGATGTGACGAAGGGAGTCGATCTACCCGATAATAGCGTGGGGGTCATTCGGGCCGTCGATTTCCTGGAACACATTCCGAACAAAATTGCACTGTTCAATGAGCTGTACCGGCTGCTCGCGCCGAACGGGATGCTGTTGTCTCTGACGCCCAGCACCGACGGTCGGGGCGCCTACCAGGATCCGACGCATGTGGCGTTCTACAACGAAAACTCGTTCTGGTATTTCACGGACGCCAACTACTCTCGGTTCGTGCCGGAAATCAAATGCCGATTCCAGGCGTCGCGGCTGGTCACGTACTTCCCGAGCGAATGGCACCAGAAGCACAACATCCCATACGTCTCCGCGAATCTCATCGCGATCAAGGACGACACCCTGCGTAACGGCGGCCTGCTGAACATATGA
- a CDS encoding RCC1 domain-containing protein, which produces MRANLIRRRQLAAVIVGALIALPTVFGAPSSAAPPSGGSHGGGGGHGGGGHGGGGHGGGGHGGSGGQGGSQAEAWGLNSAGELGIGTVGNDQSRPTAVTVAGPHTIRSVSAGDGFGLALLSNGTVKAWGENEYGQLGDGTEISRPIPGSVAGLRDVKTIAAGGTFSLALLKDGTLRSWGLNSLGQLADGTTSNRSLPVQVKGLPGRVTAIAAGGNSALALLANGTVYAWGGNVDGQLGQGGADSRPHPVPLAVRLPQRATSIGSGLFHNLAVLADGSVRGWGLNIAGQVGNGNTISPQPNPVAVVGLNGVRVKSVDGGFGHTLALLTNGRMKAWGSNGSGQLGDGTNTLRLIPVNVLGLSGVSAIAAGYDGSSNSGHSLAITHGDVMSWGSNQWGQLGVGGHQSSNRALPVTTGLHPTRSISGGFAFSLAS; this is translated from the coding sequence ATGCGAGCAAATCTCATACGGCGGCGACAGCTCGCCGCCGTGATTGTCGGGGCGTTGATCGCCCTGCCGACAGTGTTCGGCGCGCCGTCGTCGGCGGCGCCACCCAGCGGCGGTAGCCATGGCGGTGGCGGCGGTCATGGCGGTGGCGGTCATGGCGGTGGCGGTCATGGCGGTGGCGGTCATGGCGGTAGCGGCGGCCAGGGCGGCAGCCAGGCTGAAGCGTGGGGACTCAACTCCGCCGGAGAGCTCGGCATCGGCACGGTCGGGAACGACCAGAGCCGGCCCACGGCCGTGACGGTGGCCGGCCCGCACACCATCCGCTCGGTCTCGGCCGGTGACGGCTTCGGGCTCGCACTACTGTCCAACGGCACGGTGAAAGCGTGGGGCGAAAACGAGTACGGGCAGCTCGGTGACGGCACCGAGATCTCGCGGCCGATCCCTGGCAGCGTGGCCGGACTGCGCGACGTCAAGACCATCGCCGCCGGCGGCACTTTCAGCCTCGCCCTCCTCAAGGACGGCACTCTTCGGAGCTGGGGCTTGAATTCGTTGGGCCAGCTCGCTGACGGCACCACATCGAACCGCAGCCTTCCGGTTCAGGTGAAGGGACTGCCCGGCCGCGTGACAGCGATCGCCGCCGGGGGAAACTCGGCTCTGGCATTGCTGGCCAACGGCACCGTCTACGCCTGGGGCGGCAACGTTGACGGACAGCTCGGCCAAGGTGGCGCCGACAGCCGGCCGCACCCGGTTCCGCTCGCGGTGCGCCTGCCGCAACGAGCGACAAGCATCGGCTCGGGCCTGTTCCACAACCTGGCGGTGCTCGCGGACGGATCGGTCCGCGGTTGGGGCCTCAACATCGCGGGCCAGGTCGGGAACGGCAACACCATCAGCCCGCAGCCCAACCCGGTTGCCGTGGTCGGCCTTAACGGCGTACGCGTCAAGTCCGTCGACGGCGGATTCGGTCACACGCTGGCCCTACTGACCAACGGCCGGATGAAAGCGTGGGGCAGCAACGGGTCCGGCCAACTCGGCGACGGCACGAACACGCTGCGGCTGATCCCGGTCAACGTGCTAGGCCTGAGCGGGGTATCGGCCATCGCCGCCGGCTACGACGGTTCCAGCAACAGCGGGCACAGCCTCGCGATCACCCACGGCGACGTGATGTCGTGGGGCTCGAACCAGTGGGGTCAACTTGGCGTCGGGGGACACCAGTCGAGCAACCGGGCACTGCCGGTAACCACCGGCCTCCACCCGACCCGCTCGATTTCTGGCGGCTTCGCGTTCAGCTTGGCTTCCTGA
- a CDS encoding LuxR C-terminal-related transcriptional regulator — MIDTAVGSSYGGKMLAPLGISEFTESVYRAMLGDHTLSVQQLAERLGSTEKRIRQALDQLAALSLLADDEPDGTLRAVGPAVGLSALLAQAESEMQERQRQIAATREAIAAIALEQERHTQRDNAMRLEGVDTVRGRIAQLADTVRSECLSLNPRSAQTPQAKSASAALNQQMIERGVQLRCVYQESYRNDPALVAYARWLTGIGGKLRTASTIPMLTIVYDREIALLPLDPTDSTRGAVEVRSAGVVAAVYALFEQIWAGAVPFGETAPVDANGLDPQAKQLIQLLADGQTDEMAARKLGVSLRTVRRMAAEFMDRLDARSRFQAGLEAGRRGWI; from the coding sequence ATGATCGATACTGCGGTCGGATCAAGTTACGGGGGCAAGATGCTGGCGCCACTGGGAATCAGCGAGTTCACCGAGTCCGTCTACCGGGCGATGCTGGGCGACCACACCCTGAGCGTCCAGCAGCTCGCGGAGCGCCTCGGCTCCACGGAGAAGCGGATCCGGCAGGCGCTGGACCAACTCGCCGCCCTGTCCCTGCTGGCCGACGACGAGCCTGACGGCACCCTGCGCGCCGTCGGCCCGGCGGTCGGGCTCAGTGCCCTTCTCGCCCAGGCCGAATCCGAGATGCAGGAGCGTCAGCGGCAGATCGCGGCGACCCGCGAGGCCATCGCCGCCATCGCACTCGAGCAGGAGCGGCACACCCAGCGGGACAACGCGATGCGTCTGGAGGGCGTCGACACCGTCCGCGGCCGCATCGCCCAGCTCGCCGACACGGTCCGCTCCGAATGCCTGTCGCTCAACCCCCGCAGCGCCCAGACTCCGCAGGCCAAATCCGCAAGTGCCGCCCTGAACCAGCAGATGATCGAACGTGGCGTGCAACTGCGCTGTGTCTATCAGGAGAGCTACCGCAACGATCCCGCCCTCGTCGCCTACGCGCGCTGGCTCACCGGCATCGGCGGCAAGCTGCGGACCGCCTCCACAATCCCAATGCTCACCATCGTGTACGACCGGGAAATCGCCCTGCTGCCCCTAGACCCCACCGACAGCACGCGCGGCGCCGTCGAGGTCCGCAGCGCCGGCGTGGTGGCCGCCGTCTACGCGCTGTTCGAGCAGATCTGGGCCGGCGCGGTGCCCTTCGGCGAGACCGCCCCCGTCGACGCGAACGGACTCGACCCCCAGGCCAAGCAGCTGATCCAACTGCTCGCCGACGGACAGACCGACGAGATGGCGGCCCGCAAGCTCGGCGTCTCCCTGCGCACCGTGCGCCGCATGGCCGCGGAATTCATGGACCGCCTAGACGCACGCAGCCGCTTCCAGGCCGGCCTGGAAGCAGGCCGACGCGGCTGGATCTGA
- a CDS encoding purple acid phosphatase family protein, translating into MSEESQQTRISRRNALGLFGASVSGAAAGPLILGAGNAEAVPAKSAVTGLTTGSATTPVQGLHLTFGADPRSQMVVSWVTDAAVKNPRVVYGTLSGGFGSTVRATTKTYVDGTSGRTVWVHHALITKLKADHDYLYAAQHDGATPDAGTFHTAPSGRAPFTFTSFGDQGAPTVTWKTGANPADASGRDFEPNATPAAADIVTGIEKVGPLFHLLNGDLCYANTGPDRIRVWHDFLANNSRSARFRPWMPAAGNHEIELGNGKLGLDAYQTYFELPSAETQPELDNLWYSFTVGSVKVISLQNDDIALQEGGDIYINGYSGGRQLAWLEKELKSARASKDIDWIVICMHQVMISSATAANGADVALRAAYGPLFDKYGVDLVVCGHEHDYERSLAVRGVVAGSATLTPNPSQTALDVIDSAHGTTHMVLGGGGVSGITNNSFTTDDADGHGHHSAYVQMEHVGKFNSVKEQETAIWIGVRDAEHPYGFAEFSVDPGRHPGDMTRIYVTYYNIITPTGELSVFEKFTLQRRRSDGGNGRH; encoded by the coding sequence ATGTCGGAAGAATCCCAGCAAACTCGAATCTCTCGTCGCAACGCGCTCGGCCTGTTCGGCGCGTCAGTGTCCGGCGCCGCCGCCGGGCCACTGATCCTCGGCGCCGGAAACGCCGAGGCAGTTCCTGCGAAGTCGGCGGTCACCGGTCTCACCACCGGCTCGGCCACCACCCCTGTCCAGGGCCTGCACCTGACCTTCGGCGCCGACCCACGCAGCCAGATGGTCGTCTCGTGGGTCACCGACGCGGCCGTCAAGAACCCGCGGGTCGTCTACGGCACGCTGAGTGGCGGCTTCGGCTCCACTGTGCGCGCGACGACGAAGACCTACGTGGACGGCACCTCTGGGCGGACCGTTTGGGTCCATCACGCGCTGATCACCAAGCTCAAGGCCGATCACGATTACCTGTACGCGGCCCAGCACGACGGCGCCACCCCCGACGCCGGCACCTTCCACACGGCGCCGTCCGGCAGAGCTCCGTTCACCTTCACCAGCTTCGGCGATCAGGGTGCGCCCACCGTGACGTGGAAGACCGGTGCGAACCCGGCCGACGCCTCAGGCCGGGACTTCGAGCCCAACGCGACGCCCGCCGCTGCCGACATCGTCACCGGCATCGAGAAGGTCGGCCCGCTGTTCCATCTCCTCAATGGCGACCTCTGCTACGCCAACACCGGGCCCGACCGCATCCGCGTCTGGCACGACTTCCTTGCCAACAACAGCCGCTCAGCGCGATTCCGTCCGTGGATGCCGGCCGCGGGCAACCACGAGATCGAGCTGGGCAACGGCAAGCTCGGTCTCGACGCCTATCAGACCTACTTCGAGCTGCCCTCGGCCGAGACCCAGCCCGAGCTCGACAACCTCTGGTACTCCTTCACGGTCGGCTCCGTGAAGGTGATCTCCCTTCAGAACGACGACATCGCCCTCCAGGAGGGCGGCGACATCTACATCAACGGCTACTCCGGCGGTCGGCAGCTCGCCTGGCTGGAGAAGGAGCTCAAGTCGGCCCGGGCCTCGAAGGACATCGACTGGATCGTCATCTGCATGCACCAGGTGATGATCAGCTCCGCGACCGCCGCGAACGGCGCCGATGTCGCGCTGCGTGCGGCCTACGGCCCGCTGTTCGACAAGTACGGCGTCGACCTGGTGGTCTGTGGCCACGAGCACGACTACGAGCGCTCGTTGGCGGTGCGTGGCGTCGTCGCCGGCAGCGCCACCCTCACACCCAACCCGAGCCAGACCGCACTCGACGTGATCGACAGCGCGCACGGCACGACGCACATGGTCCTCGGCGGTGGCGGCGTGTCCGGCATTACCAACAACAGCTTCACCACCGACGACGCTGACGGGCACGGGCACCACTCGGCATACGTCCAGATGGAGCACGTCGGCAAGTTCAACTCCGTCAAAGAGCAAGAGACGGCGATCTGGATCGGCGTACGCGACGCGGAGCACCCGTACGGGTTCGCCGAGTTCAGCGTCGACCCGGGCCGTCACCCCGGTGACATGACCCGCATCTACGTCACCTACTACAACATCATCACGCCCACAGGTGAGTTGTCGGTCTTCGAGAAGTTCACCCTCCAACGCCGTCGTAGTGACGGCGGCAACGGCCGGCACTGA
- a CDS encoding YqgE/AlgH family protein, producing MHGEGQAIGGRSMESMTGRLLVATPALKDPNFDRTVVMLVAHEPGGALGVVLNRATEVPVSDVLGTWGTLARDPAVLFEGGPVQPESAICLARMRAQRPRMRGFHPVSGSIGTLDLSIDPDALREKLTCIRVFAGYSGWSPGQLEEEIASGSWFVFDALPGDAFVDRPDDLWPMVLRRQGGILSAVAHFPADVALN from the coding sequence GTGCACGGCGAAGGTCAGGCGATCGGGGGACGATCGATGGAGTCGATGACCGGTCGACTCCTCGTGGCCACGCCGGCACTCAAAGACCCCAACTTCGACCGCACGGTCGTGATGCTGGTCGCCCACGAGCCCGGCGGCGCCCTGGGCGTCGTCCTCAACCGGGCGACCGAGGTGCCGGTCTCCGACGTGCTCGGCACCTGGGGCACGCTGGCTCGCGACCCGGCAGTGCTCTTCGAGGGCGGCCCGGTCCAGCCCGAGTCAGCGATCTGCCTGGCCCGCATGCGCGCCCAGCGCCCGCGGATGCGCGGCTTCCATCCGGTTTCGGGATCGATCGGCACCCTTGATCTCTCCATCGACCCCGACGCGCTGCGCGAGAAGCTCACCTGCATCCGGGTCTTCGCGGGCTACTCGGGCTGGTCGCCCGGCCAACTCGAGGAAGAGATCGCCAGCGGGTCGTGGTTCGTCTTCGACGCCCTACCGGGTGACGCCTTCGTCGACCGCCCCGACGACCTGTGGCCGATGGTCCTGCGCCGCCAGGGCGGCATCCTGTCGGCGGTCGCCCACTTCCCGGCTGATGTGGCCCTCAACTGA
- a CDS encoding sensor histidine kinase, giving the protein MRFRPIGLLLAAGAALAAAFELAPRALPMPTFGAYSEAKLHDAVGSALVEYWRSGTPALPVHLTTLVDYWFQWHAVKVAISALLVIVLALLTTALWQKYLHAQAWYAAVATAATVSTVFVIWVLSVNIQVTALPLIPLLGLLPGRTADGKLAQVLSQMHEGLTKSTSPHAGSPALTALLGQAERYQWVTAAILATLMVATGLASAHFWKRRFASDPSATRVRFMHSTLGVITALTACLLLLLTAGSVLAALEPATSLLGVIGAGVPDPHAPAPLSGWAWARRRAGLVGVPATIVTLYGISVLGGAQAAFAKWLLAPTGTEMNRQVEELARSRSRLVDSFEAERRRIERDLHDGAQQHLVLLTMKLGLAERHLADADGRAGELVGEAHEQARLALTTLRDQIRGIHPQILTDFGLAEAVRELAERCPIPVEVDLDLPRGLPPEIESTAYFVVSEALTNAVRHAAATRIQISGRRAEQRLALTIVDNGRGGAEPSLGTGMRGLADRVAVVAGTLEISSPQGGPTTVRIDLPCRYE; this is encoded by the coding sequence ATGCGATTTCGACCGATCGGGTTGCTGCTGGCGGCCGGCGCGGCATTGGCGGCAGCATTCGAACTCGCCCCCAGGGCCCTCCCGATGCCAACCTTCGGGGCTTACAGCGAGGCGAAGCTGCACGACGCCGTCGGGAGTGCTCTCGTCGAGTATTGGCGAAGCGGAACCCCGGCGCTCCCCGTTCACCTGACGACGCTGGTCGACTACTGGTTCCAATGGCATGCGGTCAAGGTGGCAATCAGCGCGCTGTTGGTCATTGTCCTCGCCCTGCTCACCACCGCGCTGTGGCAGAAATACCTGCATGCCCAGGCCTGGTACGCGGCGGTTGCCACAGCCGCAACGGTGTCGACGGTGTTCGTCATATGGGTGCTATCGGTGAACATCCAGGTGACGGCCCTACCTCTGATCCCGTTGCTGGGGCTGCTACCCGGTAGAACCGCCGACGGAAAACTCGCACAGGTTTTGAGTCAGATGCACGAAGGACTGACGAAATCGACCAGCCCGCACGCCGGTTCCCCCGCGCTGACGGCGCTGCTCGGCCAGGCCGAGCGATACCAGTGGGTCACGGCGGCGATTCTCGCCACCCTGATGGTGGCAACCGGCCTGGCGAGCGCCCATTTCTGGAAGCGGCGTTTCGCCAGCGACCCGAGCGCCACTCGCGTCAGATTCATGCACAGCACACTCGGTGTCATCACGGCCCTGACCGCTTGCCTGCTGCTACTCCTGACAGCGGGCAGCGTACTCGCGGCGCTCGAACCCGCCACCTCGCTGCTGGGGGTCATCGGTGCGGGCGTCCCCGACCCGCACGCACCCGCGCCCCTGAGCGGCTGGGCGTGGGCGCGGCGGCGCGCCGGTCTGGTCGGGGTGCCCGCGACGATCGTCACCCTCTACGGAATCAGCGTGCTCGGCGGTGCCCAGGCCGCCTTCGCCAAGTGGCTGCTCGCGCCCACCGGCACCGAGATGAACCGTCAGGTCGAGGAGCTGGCCCGGTCACGCAGCCGGTTGGTCGACTCGTTCGAGGCCGAGCGCCGTCGGATCGAGCGAGACCTGCACGACGGCGCGCAGCAACATCTGGTGCTCCTGACGATGAAGCTGGGCCTGGCCGAGCGGCATCTGGCCGACGCGGACGGACGCGCCGGTGAACTCGTCGGCGAGGCTCACGAGCAGGCTCGGCTGGCACTCACGACCCTCCGGGACCAGATCCGCGGCATCCATCCTCAGATCCTTACCGATTTCGGGCTGGCCGAGGCGGTACGCGAACTCGCCGAACGGTGTCCGATTCCGGTCGAGGTCGACCTCGACCTGCCCAGAGGGCTGCCGCCCGAGATCGAGTCCACCGCCTACTTCGTGGTCTCGGAGGCCCTGACCAACGCCGTGCGGCACGCTGCAGCCACTCGTATCCAGATCAGTGGCAGACGCGCTGAGCAACGGCTGGCGCTGACAATCGTCGATAACGGCAGGGGTGGCGCCGAACCGTCACTGGGCACGGGCATGCGGGGGCTGGCCGACCGAGTGGCCGTCGTCGCCGGCACCCTGGAGATCAGCAGCCCGCAAGGAGGACCCACCACAGTGCGGATCGACCTGCCGTGTCGCTACGAGTAG
- a CDS encoding tetratricopeptide repeat protein, with translation MSMRQIFGSLACGAVLLTGVAACSEKPAEKPQTSNAGNSNNANVGTAPADLLKLGVDQGQAGDFDAAKTTFEKVVAAEANNKFAWFNLGFIAQSRNQTDEAISNYNKALEADATYKPALYNKAIALESKAPATSMDIYRKVVSIDNKSSTAYLRLGLLLSKSGDDAEARDAFDAAIRLDKELASAVPAEYRAVKTVPSSASTDR, from the coding sequence ATGAGCATGCGTCAGATATTCGGGTCACTCGCCTGTGGTGCGGTCCTGCTGACCGGAGTCGCGGCATGCAGCGAGAAGCCTGCCGAGAAGCCGCAGACGAGCAACGCCGGCAACAGCAACAATGCGAACGTCGGAACCGCGCCGGCGGACCTGCTCAAGCTTGGTGTCGACCAGGGCCAGGCGGGTGACTTCGACGCGGCGAAGACCACCTTCGAGAAGGTGGTGGCCGCCGAGGCCAACAACAAGTTCGCCTGGTTCAATCTGGGATTCATCGCCCAGTCGCGCAACCAGACCGACGAGGCGATCAGCAACTACAACAAGGCGTTGGAGGCCGACGCCACCTACAAGCCGGCCCTTTACAACAAGGCCATCGCGCTGGAGAGCAAGGCCCCCGCGACGTCGATGGACATCTACCGCAAGGTCGTGTCAATCGACAACAAGTCGTCAACCGCCTACCTCCGACTAGGCTTACTGCTATCCAAATCCGGTGACGACGCGGAAGCGCGGGACGCCTTCGACGCGGCGATCCGGCTGGACAAAGAGCTCGCCTCGGCAGTTCCGGCGGAGTACCGTGCGGTGAAAACCGTTCCGTCCTCGGCATCGACGGACAGGTGA
- a CDS encoding NUDIX domain-containing protein encodes MSLNLRTSARAIVLDEADQVLLCRFLFPHPAVPNGAPAVWAAPGGGVEPGEDKLSALRRELREETGLVTAADPPHVWHQVLAADDAPPGLDGMVNDYFFIRATHFEPRGEFTRDQLAVDEHLAGFRWWGLAEIANYPGPDLFSPRDLATPLTELLTSGIPADPVTLGL; translated from the coding sequence GTGTCGCTGAACCTTCGAACCTCTGCCCGCGCGATCGTCCTCGACGAGGCCGATCAGGTCTTGTTATGCCGCTTCCTCTTTCCTCACCCGGCGGTCCCGAATGGAGCACCGGCCGTCTGGGCTGCTCCTGGTGGCGGCGTAGAACCAGGTGAGGACAAGCTGTCCGCCCTGCGCCGTGAGCTGCGCGAGGAAACCGGCTTGGTGACTGCCGCCGATCCGCCGCACGTCTGGCACCAGGTCCTTGCCGCAGATGATGCGCCGCCCGGCCTGGACGGCATGGTCAACGACTACTTCTTCATCCGCGCCACCCACTTCGAGCCCCGCGGCGAGTTCACCCGCGACCAACTCGCCGTTGATGAGCACCTCGCCGGGTTTCGCTGGTGGGGACTCGCTGAGATCGCCAACTACCCCGGGCCTGACCTGTTCTCGCCCCGCGACCTCGCCACACCATTGACCGAGTTGCTCACGTCCGGGATACCCGCCGACCCGGTCACACTCGGCTTGTGA